In one window of Ruminococcus albus AD2013 DNA:
- the pap gene encoding polyphosphate:AMP phosphotransferase: MLETIEQRKTGKAEAMNELNSMRNELIDLANAVKSAGIPVIITIDGWSAAGKGSQIAKLIKYMDPRFYDVESIRTPNEIELRKPWLHRFWQRLPKKGEFLILDGSWYRDTVNAFMYDEISKSQYKDRIEDINTFERQLADDGYLIIKFFLHITKDEQTKRLHKLSSSEITRWRVNPQDIINNENYEKFFKRYDKTLMRTNTEFAPWHIIAANDKITAQFSIMMTVTNAIKGACAAVESGEKFIDKPEFPVIDYKKSEFKMAKCKKLSEVKMDKSLTDEEYAAKLEKYQTRLFELQNRCYQKKIPVIIAYEGWDAGGKGGNIKRVANALDPRGYEVKPIAAPEPSELARHYLWRFWTRLEKDGHFTIFDRTWYGRVMVEPIEKLTPQERVDMAYQEINEFEHQLTEWGAVVIKFWINIDKEEQYRRFKEREETPSKQWKITEEDWRNREKWDEYEKAVDRMVELTSTNFAPWTIIEGNDKKYARIKALKTICKRLEDRLLELDH; encoded by the coding sequence ATGCTTGAGACCATCGAACAACGTAAGACAGGAAAAGCCGAGGCAATGAATGAGCTGAATTCCATGAGGAATGAGCTCATCGACCTTGCGAACGCTGTAAAATCAGCCGGGATACCTGTTATAATAACTATTGACGGCTGGTCTGCTGCCGGAAAGGGTTCTCAGATAGCCAAGCTTATAAAGTATATGGACCCCCGTTTCTATGATGTTGAATCGATACGCACGCCGAACGAGATTGAACTTCGCAAGCCGTGGCTTCACCGTTTCTGGCAGAGATTACCCAAGAAAGGCGAATTTCTGATACTGGATGGCAGCTGGTACAGGGATACTGTCAATGCTTTCATGTATGATGAGATAAGCAAATCGCAGTACAAGGACAGGATAGAGGATATAAACACCTTTGAACGTCAGCTGGCGGACGACGGCTATCTTATCATAAAATTCTTTTTGCATATCACTAAAGACGAACAGACAAAGCGCCTGCATAAGCTTTCAAGTTCCGAGATAACCCGCTGGCGTGTTAATCCGCAGGATATCATCAACAACGAGAATTACGAGAAGTTCTTCAAACGCTATGACAAGACTTTGATGCGCACCAATACGGAATTTGCACCCTGGCATATAATTGCGGCGAATGATAAGATTACTGCGCAGTTTTCAATAATGATGACTGTTACGAATGCTATCAAGGGCGCTTGTGCTGCTGTTGAGAGCGGCGAGAAGTTCATTGATAAACCTGAATTTCCGGTTATTGATTACAAAAAATCAGAATTCAAAATGGCGAAGTGCAAGAAGCTTTCGGAAGTCAAAATGGACAAGTCACTGACTGATGAGGAGTATGCTGCTAAGTTGGAGAAATATCAGACACGCCTGTTTGAGTTACAGAACCGCTGTTACCAGAAAAAGATACCTGTTATAATTGCTTATGAGGGCTGGGACGCAGGCGGAAAAGGCGGCAATATCAAGCGTGTGGCTAATGCTCTTGACCCTAGAGGTTACGAGGTGAAGCCAATAGCCGCACCTGAGCCATCCGAGCTTGCAAGGCATTATCTGTGGCGTTTCTGGACAAGGCTTGAAAAGGACGGTCATTTCACCATATTCGACCGTACATGGTACGGCAGAGTTATGGTGGAGCCAATAGAGAAGCTCACACCTCAGGAACGTGTGGATATGGCTTATCAGGAGATAAATGAGTTTGAACATCAGCTGACCGAATGGGGTGCTGTTGTTATTAAATTCTGGATAAACATCGATAAAGAAGAACAGTACCGCCGTTTTAAGGAGCGTGAGGAAACGCCTTCAAAACAGTGGAAAATTACCGAGGAGGACTGGCGTAACCGCGAAAAGTGGGACGAATACGAAAAAGCTGTTGACCGTATGGTAGAGCTGACCTCCACAAATTTTGCCCCCTGGACGATAATCGAGGGCAATGATAAAAAGTATGCCCGTATCAAGGCACTAAAGACAATATGCAAGCGCCTTGAGGACAGACTTCTTGAATTGGATCACTAA
- a CDS encoding GNAT family N-acetyltransferase — protein MVREIADADFEGLMKLYVQLHDNPFPKKDERVMAIWERVLADPDHHVIVCEEDGKIVSSCVCVIVPNLTHGQRPYAFIENVITDEKYRCRGFATACLDFARDIAVRENCYKIMLLTGSKKESTLRFYERAGYNKNDKTAFISWL, from the coding sequence TTGGTAAGAGAGATTGCGGACGCTGATTTTGAAGGTCTTATGAAGCTTTATGTGCAGCTGCATGACAATCCTTTTCCAAAAAAAGATGAACGTGTTATGGCGATTTGGGAGCGTGTCCTCGCTGACCCCGATCATCATGTCATCGTTTGTGAGGAAGACGGAAAGATCGTATCTTCCTGTGTATGCGTGATAGTACCAAATCTGACCCATGGGCAGCGGCCATATGCGTTCATTGAGAATGTCATCACCGATGAAAAGTATCGCTGCAGAGGTTTTGCGACTGCTTGTCTTGACTTTGCAAGGGATATTGCAGTACGCGAAAACTGCTATAAGATCATGCTTCTCACAGGATCAAAAAAGGAAAGTACACTTAGATTTTATGAGAGAGCAGGGTATAATAAAAATGATAAAACAGCTTTTATAAGCTGGCTGTAG
- a CDS encoding RNA polymerase sigma factor: MKEFDEIYDKYARQVYLFLLRLCGNETTAEDILQDTFLKAIENSDKFGNRCEVTTWLCSIAKNEYLNYVKRRDNKNLPIEDREIPYDGDLTVQLEDKEKSIAVHKALHALSEPYREVFTLRVMGELSFRQIGDIFGKNENWARVTFFRAKAKLVDKLKEDGYEM; this comes from the coding sequence GTGAAGGAGTTCGATGAGATATACGATAAATATGCAAGGCAGGTATACCTGTTTTTGCTTAGACTGTGCGGTAATGAGACGACAGCGGAGGATATATTGCAGGACACGTTTCTGAAAGCCATAGAGAATTCTGATAAATTCGGGAACAGGTGCGAGGTAACGACATGGCTTTGCAGTATTGCGAAAAATGAGTACCTGAACTATGTGAAAAGGAGAGATAACAAAAATCTGCCGATAGAGGACAGGGAGATACCCTATGATGGAGACCTTACCGTGCAGCTGGAGGACAAGGAGAAAAGCATTGCCGTACATAAGGCTCTTCACGCTCTTTCTGAACCTTACCGAGAGGTATTCACCCTGCGTGTTATGGGAGAACTTAGTTTCAGGCAGATAGGTGATATCTTCGGGAAGAATGAAAACTGGGCGCGTGTGACTTTCTTCCGCGCCAAGGCAAAGCTTGTAGACAAACTAAAGGAGGACGGCTATGAAATGTAA